In Nitrososphaerota archaeon, a single genomic region encodes these proteins:
- a CDS encoding ABC transporter permease, protein MRAKSLSKKIGFYVGIVLVWQALDMANVWSESVFPSPYEVAEDLGYGAADGTLWIGIGTSLWRLAAGFAIAVAGGIMLGIFMARVNTVNETIGSIVLGLQSIPSVAWAPLAIIWFGLTDAGIIFVTVAGALFAVTINMYTGVKSINPDFIAAAQNMGAKGEQLITKVLIPAAFPYLITGFKQGWAFGWRGVVGAELLFSFLGLGFLLNVGRQLSDVSQVIGMMIVIMIIGIVIDGLIFKRLEDKVMARWGLR, encoded by the coding sequence ATGAGAGCAAAGTCGCTAAGCAAGAAAATTGGATTCTATGTTGGAATTGTACTGGTATGGCAGGCACTGGACATGGCAAATGTCTGGTCAGAAAGTGTTTTCCCATCCCCATATGAGGTGGCAGAAGACTTGGGATATGGTGCAGCTGATGGTACACTATGGATTGGAATTGGAACCAGCCTTTGGAGGCTTGCAGCTGGCTTTGCGATTGCAGTAGCTGGTGGAATAATGCTTGGAATATTCATGGCGCGGGTAAATACCGTCAATGAGACAATTGGATCAATTGTATTGGGATTGCAGTCGATTCCCTCTGTCGCTTGGGCACCACTGGCCATAATCTGGTTTGGGTTGACTGATGCTGGAATTATTTTCGTCACGGTCGCTGGTGCATTGTTTGCAGTTACTATAAACATGTACACTGGTGTTAAGAGCATTAATCCTGATTTTATTGCAGCTGCACAGAACATGGGTGCCAAGGGCGAGCAACTCATAACCAAGGTATTGATTCCAGCTGCATTTCCGTATCTGATTACTGGATTCAAGCAAGGCTGGGCGTTTGGCTGGCGAGGTGTTGTTGGAGCGGAATTGTTGTTTTCGTTTTTGGGCCTTGGATTTTTGCTAAATGTCGGTCGTCAGCTGTCTGATGTATCTCAGGTAATTGGAATGATGATTGTAATTATGATAATTGGTATTGTGATTGATGGTCTAATCTTCAAGAGACTGGAGGATAAGGTCATGGCAAGATGGGGTCTGCGATAA
- a CDS encoding ABC transporter ATP-binding protein: MAKLEAKNIVKYFEHDGKPLKALGGINLTVEDGDFVCLVGPSGCGKSTFLRIAAGLQKPDEGQIMLDNRPITKTGPDRIMVFQEGALFPWLKVRDNVEFGLKIAGIPESERHQISDRYLDMMQLSKFANSYTYQLSTGMRQRVAIARALVMDPEILLMDEPFAALDAQTRDLLLVEMQMIWQKTKKTIIFVTHSISESTVLGNKVVVFTHRPSTVKKTVPIDHKRPRLVEDETLIPYQKEISALLRPEVKATEDSQ, from the coding sequence ATGGCAAAGCTAGAAGCAAAGAATATTGTCAAGTACTTTGAGCATGACGGAAAGCCACTCAAAGCATTGGGAGGAATCAACCTCACAGTGGAAGATGGCGACTTTGTGTGCTTGGTTGGCCCATCTGGATGTGGCAAGTCTACATTTCTGAGAATTGCGGCTGGCCTACAAAAGCCAGACGAAGGACAAATTATGTTGGATAATAGACCAATCACAAAGACGGGACCTGACAGAATAATGGTGTTTCAGGAAGGAGCACTATTCCCATGGCTCAAAGTTCGCGACAATGTCGAATTTGGATTAAAGATAGCTGGAATTCCGGAATCAGAGCGACACCAGATTTCTGACCGATACTTGGACATGATGCAGCTATCAAAATTTGCCAATTCGTATACGTATCAGCTGTCTACTGGAATGAGGCAAAGGGTAGCAATAGCTAGGGCATTAGTAATGGATCCGGAAATTTTACTCATGGATGAGCCGTTTGCAGCACTAGATGCACAGACCAGAGACTTGCTGCTAGTTGAAATGCAAATGATCTGGCAGAAAACAAAAAAGACCATAATATTTGTCACGCACAGTATTTCAGAATCGACCGTTCTTGGAAACAAAGTTGTGGTTTTTACTCATCGTCCTTCCACTGTCAAGAAAACAGTTCCAATTGATCACAAAAGACCAAGACTAGTAGAAGACGAAACCCTGATCCCATATCAAAAGGAGATTTCTGCATTGTTGCGTCCAGAGGTAAAAGCAACGGAGGATTCTCAATGA
- a CDS encoding ABC transporter substrate-binding protein: MKILPLAGVAVAAIVAIFAILSVATANDPDKNEVRVAFFANISHAVPIVGMENGYYSDQLGDTKIKTKIVDSGPEAIEALFANSIDIAYVGPAPFVNGYVKSGGDGIKIISGAANNGASFVVQKDSTISVPSDLAGKKIAAPFVGNTQDVSLRNYLAENGLKPAEKGGNVIIYNIANAEINTIFAKGEIDAAWVPEPTATMLVENFGGKRLFQEEEMWPEKRFPSVVLIGRADYIEKNPEIIQKWLVAHQQAIDWINQNPEQTESTYIKFYKSHTGKTLKENIVHNSFSNIVYTSEVDVDAIEIFAERAYSLGYLGRDGYNLDNIYANKMEVISWQS, translated from the coding sequence ATGAAAATTCTGCCTTTGGCTGGTGTAGCAGTTGCAGCAATAGTTGCAATTTTTGCGATTTTGAGCGTAGCTACTGCCAATGATCCGGACAAAAACGAGGTCAGAGTCGCCTTTTTTGCAAACATCTCCCATGCAGTTCCAATCGTTGGGATGGAAAATGGATACTATAGCGATCAACTTGGTGACACCAAAATCAAGACCAAAATTGTTGATTCCGGCCCAGAGGCAATAGAGGCATTATTTGCAAATTCAATAGACATAGCATATGTCGGACCGGCCCCATTTGTCAATGGATATGTAAAATCCGGAGGAGATGGAATCAAGATTATTTCTGGTGCTGCAAACAACGGGGCAAGCTTTGTAGTGCAAAAGGATTCTACTATATCCGTACCATCTGATCTTGCTGGCAAAAAAATAGCGGCTCCATTTGTTGGAAACACGCAAGACGTCTCACTGAGAAATTATCTGGCCGAAAATGGACTCAAGCCAGCTGAAAAGGGAGGAAACGTCATTATCTACAACATTGCAAATGCAGAAATCAACACCATATTTGCCAAAGGAGAAATCGATGCGGCATGGGTTCCAGAGCCAACAGCTACAATGCTAGTTGAAAACTTTGGAGGAAAGCGGCTCTTTCAAGAAGAGGAAATGTGGCCTGAAAAAAGATTTCCGTCAGTGGTATTGATTGGCAGGGCTGACTATATCGAAAAAAACCCCGAAATAATACAGAAGTGGCTTGTGGCGCATCAGCAGGCAATAGACTGGATAAACCAAAACCCGGAACAAACAGAATCTACATACATTAAATTCTATAAATCACACACTGGAAAAACACTCAAAGAAAATATTGTTCACAATTCCTTTTCCAATATTGTATACACTTCGGAAGTCGATGTTGACGCAATCGAAATTTTTGCAGAGCGTGCCTATTCTCTGGGATATCTGGGAAGAGATGGATACAACCTAGATAACATTTATGCGAATAAAATGGAGGTTATTTCATGGCAAAGCTAG
- a CDS encoding argininosuccinate synthase, translated as MKQKAVLAFSGGLDTSVVIKYLQEKHRMDVITVTVDVGEGSDQKKIAAKAKNLGVLRHYNIDAKQEFVSDFIHPSIKANALYQKKYCLATSLARPLIAQKVLEIAKKEKVDALAHGCTGKGNDQVRFDVTFGSGSNLPIIAPIRDLNLDRTTELEFANKHGIPIDSVSKKFSIDQNLWGRAIEGGNLEDPYVEPPEDAFIWVKTKNLPDKAKYLEITFEQGIPVAVDKKRLSPIKLIEYVNQVAGSCGVGIVDHIEDRVVGIKSREVYETPAALCLIEAHSDLEKMVHTKHQNKFKSLVDQEWTWLAYSGLWQDPLKRDLDKFINQSQKVVTGTVKLKLYKGSFRVVGRKSKYSLYSHDIATYGKGSAFDQRKATGFVELWGLQTTEANKLSNKG; from the coding sequence ATGAAACAAAAGGCAGTGCTTGCTTTTTCTGGGGGACTGGATACTTCGGTTGTTATCAAATATCTACAAGAGAAACACCGAATGGATGTCATCACTGTTACGGTAGATGTAGGTGAGGGAAGCGACCAGAAAAAAATCGCCGCCAAGGCAAAAAACCTCGGAGTATTACGACATTACAATATTGATGCAAAGCAAGAGTTTGTTTCAGATTTCATTCACCCATCGATTAAGGCAAATGCCCTATACCAGAAAAAATACTGTCTAGCTACTTCGCTGGCACGACCATTAATTGCACAAAAGGTCTTAGAGATAGCAAAAAAGGAAAAAGTAGATGCGTTAGCACACGGATGTACAGGCAAAGGAAACGACCAAGTTCGATTTGATGTAACATTTGGCTCCGGTTCCAATTTGCCAATCATTGCTCCAATCAGAGACCTAAACCTAGACCGAACCACCGAGTTAGAATTTGCAAACAAACACGGAATTCCAATTGACTCGGTATCAAAGAAATTCTCTATTGATCAAAATCTTTGGGGTCGAGCAATCGAAGGTGGAAACCTAGAAGACCCATATGTAGAGCCGCCAGAGGATGCATTCATCTGGGTAAAGACAAAGAATCTACCAGACAAGGCAAAATACCTAGAGATAACATTCGAACAGGGAATCCCAGTCGCAGTTGACAAAAAAAGATTATCGCCAATCAAATTAATCGAATACGTAAACCAGGTTGCAGGCTCGTGCGGTGTTGGTATAGTTGATCACATAGAAGACCGCGTAGTCGGAATAAAATCACGCGAAGTCTACGAGACCCCAGCTGCACTGTGCCTAATTGAAGCACATTCTGACCTGGAAAAAATGGTACATACAAAGCACCAAAACAAGTTCAAGAGTCTAGTCGACCAAGAGTGGACATGGCTTGCATATTCTGGATTGTGGCAAGACCCATTGAAGCGAGACTTAGACAAATTCATCAACCAGTCCCAAAAGGTAGTGACTGGCACAGTTAAACTCAAGCTATACAAGGGAAGCTTCCGAGTGGTTGGAAGAAAATCCAAGTACTCTTTGTATAGTCATGACATTGCAACCTACGGAAAGGGATCTGCCTTTGATCAAAGAAAGGCAACTGGATTTGTAGAGCTGTGGGGACTGCAAACAACAGAAGCTAATAAATTATCAAACAAGGGGTGA
- a CDS encoding lysine biosynthesis protein LysW — MNCLECDAEINIPDDAAVGEIVTCSECGADFEIATKSGSTVTLKPAESVGEDWGE, encoded by the coding sequence ATGAATTGTTTAGAATGTGACGCAGAAATCAATATCCCAGATGACGCAGCAGTAGGCGAAATAGTAACTTGCTCAGAATGTGGCGCAGACTTTGAAATCGCAACAAAAAGCGGATCAACTGTGACGCTAAAGCCAGCAGAAAGCGTAGGCGAAGACTGGGGAGAATAG
- the lysX gene encoding lysine biosynthesis protein LysX, which produces MSRVGIIFDRIRLEEKMLQDASSTLGHDTIMLDAKITHLSTETRRSDVDFGDVVLERCVSYFRGLHFTSCLEFLDVPVFNSHKVADNCGNKMVTSLLLKKAGVPTPKTYFAFSSEEAMNLINKVGYPIVIKPVIGSWGRGVMPLRDKDTTEAIIEMRDIEDGSHDRIYYLQEMIDRPPRDIRAITVGDHVVAAMYRKSQGDFKTNIALGGDPEMCEITPEVEDICLKASKAVGGGILGIDLMEDKTRGLVCHEVNNTVEFKGLAKVAKKNIPQEMVKFAISQIRK; this is translated from the coding sequence TTGTCCAGAGTCGGTATCATCTTTGACAGAATAAGGCTGGAAGAGAAGATGCTCCAAGATGCATCAAGTACACTTGGGCATGATACAATAATGCTGGATGCAAAAATTACGCATCTAAGCACAGAAACCAGAAGATCTGATGTTGACTTTGGCGACGTAGTCCTAGAAAGATGTGTAAGCTATTTTCGAGGCTTACACTTTACCTCTTGTTTAGAATTTTTAGATGTCCCGGTGTTCAATTCCCACAAAGTAGCCGATAACTGTGGAAACAAAATGGTCACATCACTATTGCTAAAAAAAGCAGGCGTTCCAACACCCAAGACATACTTTGCATTTTCATCCGAGGAGGCAATGAATCTCATAAATAAAGTAGGCTATCCAATTGTAATAAAGCCAGTAATTGGGAGCTGGGGCAGAGGCGTCATGCCATTGCGTGACAAAGACACAACAGAGGCCATAATAGAAATGCGCGACATTGAGGACGGCTCGCATGACAGAATATACTATTTGCAGGAAATGATTGACAGGCCCCCACGCGATATCCGCGCAATAACAGTAGGCGACCATGTAGTAGCTGCAATGTATCGCAAATCACAAGGTGATTTTAAGACAAACATTGCATTAGGTGGAGACCCAGAGATGTGCGAGATTACACCAGAGGTTGAAGATATTTGCCTCAAGGCATCCAAGGCAGTAGGCGGTGGAATACTAGGAATTGACTTGATGGAGGATAAAACTCGAGGATTAGTATGTCATGAAGTGAATAACACTGTGGAATTCAAGGGCCTAGCCAAAGTGGCAAAGAAAAACATCCCGCAAGAAATGGTAAAATTTGCAATAAGTCAAATCAGAAAATAA
- a CDS encoding N-acetyl-gamma-glutamyl-phosphate reductase, with product MRVGVVGASGYVGGEMLRLLVTHPKVEITQVTSRQYVGEYLHRVQPALKGFTEMTFSELDYDRMSDKCDLVFTAVPHGTATEIVKALYDRGLKVVDLSADYRLHNKEAYVKWYGWEHPHPEYLTKSVFGVPELHRENIKNAQLVSCPGCMAVTSMLAIAPLVKNNIIDTEHIVVDSKIGSSGAGAGSVAGTHHAMRSGVIRPYKPAKHRHTGEIEQELSEISGKPIKVSMSPHAVDIVRGILCTNHTFLTKEVNEIDLWKMYREMYKNERFIRLIRDKKGLYKFPDPKFVVGSNFCDIGFDIDEDNHRLVALSASDNLMKGAAGSAIQNMNIMAGFDEMDGLRYSPLTPV from the coding sequence TTGCGAGTAGGTGTAGTCGGAGCATCAGGTTATGTCGGAGGAGAAATGCTACGATTACTAGTCACACATCCCAAAGTAGAGATCACACAAGTTACATCACGTCAGTATGTCGGCGAATATCTACATCGAGTTCAGCCAGCACTCAAGGGATTCACCGAGATGACATTTTCAGAGCTAGACTATGATAGAATGTCAGACAAGTGCGACCTTGTATTTACTGCAGTTCCACATGGCACAGCAACAGAAATTGTAAAAGCTCTATACGACAGAGGTCTCAAGGTCGTGGATTTGTCAGCAGATTATCGTTTACACAATAAAGAAGCATATGTCAAGTGGTACGGTTGGGAACACCCACACCCAGAATATCTGACAAAGTCAGTCTTTGGCGTTCCAGAATTGCACCGAGAAAACATCAAAAACGCTCAGCTGGTCTCATGTCCAGGCTGTATGGCAGTAACATCAATGTTGGCCATAGCACCACTTGTCAAAAACAACATTATTGACACAGAGCACATTGTCGTTGACTCTAAAATCGGCTCTTCAGGTGCAGGGGCAGGCAGTGTTGCAGGTACACACCACGCAATGCGTTCAGGTGTTATTCGACCATACAAGCCAGCAAAGCACCGACATACAGGTGAAATAGAACAAGAGTTATCAGAGATATCTGGAAAGCCAATCAAAGTATCAATGAGCCCACATGCTGTAGATATTGTCCGAGGGATATTATGTACAAACCATACATTCCTCACAAAGGAGGTCAATGAAATTGATCTCTGGAAGATGTACCGTGAAATGTACAAAAACGAGAGATTCATCAGACTAATTCGAGACAAGAAAGGCCTCTACAAGTTCCCAGATCCAAAGTTTGTGGTAGGCTCTAATTTCTGCGACATTGGGTTTGATATCGACGAAGATAACCACCGACTAGTCGCATTATCTGCATCAGACAACCTAATGAAGGGTGCAGCAGGCTCCGCTATACAAAACATGAACATCATGGCAGGCTTTGATGAAATGGACGGACTAAGATATTCGCCACTAACCCCAGTTTAA
- a CDS encoding [LysW]-aminoadipate/[LysW]-glutamate kinase yields the protein MITIKIGGSVVENLHPSTISDIKKVADQEGVILVHGGGKEVTRTCELLGKEPKFVVSPGGIKSRYTDKETAEIFTMVMSGKINKSIVQMLQKHGINAIGLSGIDGRIFVAERKEKLVIVNDKGRKQIIDGGYTGKVTKVNADLLKLLLEKGYTPVISPIAVSKEFDMLNIDGDRAAANVAAAIQSDKILFITNVDGLLMNDKLVEKMTNAEAKEIRPKVGFGMEKKILAATEALDMGVKEALIGNGQRENPVSSAISHTKCTVITK from the coding sequence ATGATTACAATCAAAATCGGCGGAAGCGTCGTAGAAAATCTTCATCCAAGTACAATATCTGATATCAAAAAGGTTGCAGATCAGGAAGGCGTCATCCTAGTCCATGGTGGAGGAAAAGAGGTAACTAGAACATGTGAGTTGCTCGGAAAAGAGCCAAAGTTTGTAGTATCTCCTGGCGGAATCAAATCAAGATACACCGACAAGGAAACTGCAGAAATATTCACCATGGTTATGTCTGGTAAAATCAACAAATCCATTGTACAGATGCTACAAAAGCACGGAATCAACGCTATAGGACTGTCAGGAATCGATGGCCGGATCTTTGTCGCAGAACGAAAGGAAAAGCTGGTAATCGTAAACGACAAGGGTAGAAAGCAAATCATCGATGGCGGCTACACCGGTAAGGTAACCAAGGTAAATGCTGACCTTCTCAAGTTATTATTAGAAAAGGGCTATACACCGGTAATTTCCCCAATAGCAGTAAGCAAGGAATTTGATATGCTAAATATCGACGGAGACCGCGCAGCTGCAAACGTTGCTGCCGCCATACAAAGCGATAAGATTCTCTTTATCACAAATGTCGACGGTTTGCTAATGAACGATAAGCTTGTAGAAAAGATGACAAATGCAGAGGCAAAAGAGATTCGACCAAAGGTAGGCTTTGGGATGGAGAAAAAAATCCTAGCAGCCACAGAAGCATTGGATATGGGTGTAAAAGAGGCATTAATTGGCAATGGCCAACGAGAAAACCCAGTATCTTCTGCAATATCCCACACAAAATGCACGGTGATCACAAAATGA
- a CDS encoding aspartate aminotransferase family protein, whose product MTEDDYLGNMYQRFPITIERGEGAKLYDINGKEYIDCMGGYGVALVGHRNPRVVAALKAQLDKVITVHTSLYNKTREEFLDNLMRVAPKGLTQVHMGNSGTEAVEAAIKFARKFTGKSGMVAMNGSYHGKSLGSLSITFNPKYRKSFMPLVEKVAFAPFGDIETLRTKIDADTAFVIMEPIQGESGINVAPDGFLQDVRKLCDESGILLIFDEIQAGLGRTGKMWASDHWNTIPDIICLAKGIAGGVPMSATLTRPDILAAMSKGEHSSTFGGNPLSCAAGIATIQALTQDGLVDNAAKMGKIFMLGLEKLKAKHPIIRDVRGKGMMIGVEMKFEVKDILLDGIQEGVLLLYSGRNILRFLPPLVMSEVEITKVLEVLDRLFTKESERRKNVQG is encoded by the coding sequence ATGACTGAAGATGATTATCTTGGTAACATGTATCAGCGTTTCCCAATAACTATAGAGCGCGGCGAAGGTGCAAAACTATACGACATCAATGGTAAAGAATACATTGATTGTATGGGAGGATACGGCGTCGCATTGGTAGGCCACAGAAACCCTCGAGTAGTGGCTGCACTCAAGGCACAGTTAGACAAAGTAATTACGGTTCACACGTCATTATACAACAAGACTAGAGAAGAATTCCTTGACAATCTAATGAGAGTTGCTCCAAAGGGACTAACACAGGTGCACATGGGCAATAGTGGCACAGAGGCAGTAGAAGCTGCAATAAAATTTGCAAGAAAGTTCACAGGCAAATCAGGAATGGTTGCAATGAACGGATCATACCACGGAAAGTCACTTGGATCACTGTCTATAACATTTAATCCAAAATACAGAAAATCATTCATGCCATTGGTAGAAAAAGTGGCATTCGCACCATTTGGTGATATAGAAACTCTACGAACCAAGATTGACGCTGATACTGCATTTGTGATAATGGAGCCAATCCAGGGAGAAAGTGGAATCAATGTGGCACCAGACGGATTCCTCCAAGATGTTCGAAAGTTGTGCGATGAGTCCGGAATCCTGCTAATCTTTGACGAAATACAAGCTGGCCTAGGGAGAACTGGCAAGATGTGGGCGTCTGACCACTGGAATACTATCCCAGACATCATTTGCTTGGCAAAAGGTATTGCAGGCGGCGTACCAATGAGCGCGACACTCACTCGACCAGACATACTGGCAGCAATGAGTAAGGGTGAGCATTCCTCCACATTTGGCGGAAATCCATTATCATGTGCGGCAGGTATTGCAACAATCCAAGCATTAACCCAAGACGGACTAGTCGACAATGCAGCAAAGATGGGAAAAATATTCATGTTAGGCCTAGAAAAGCTAAAGGCAAAACACCCAATCATTCGAGATGTTCGTGGCAAAGGCATGATGATTGGAGTAGAGATGAAGTTCGAAGTAAAAGACATACTATTAGATGGCATACAGGAAGGTGTCTTGCTGTTATATTCAGGCAGAAACATACTCCGATTCCTACCACCTCTAGTAATGAGCGAGGTAGAAATAACAAAAGTATTAGAAGTATTAGATAGATTATTTACCAAGGAATCAGAGAGAAGAAAGAATGTACAAGGATAA